The window GTCGACCGCGAAGAGCAGCCAGTAACCATGCGCGGCGAGGAAGCCACCGAGGACGCCTGCCGCCGCCGTGCCGATGTTGATGCCCCAGCCGAACAGGGCGTACGCGCGCCGTCGGCGCTCCGCGTCCACGGAGTCGGCCATCAGCGCGTACACGGCAGGGCTGATCATCGCTCCGGTCGCGCTGAGCAGCAGTGCGGCGCAGGCCATCGTCAGCACACCCGGTGCCACGAAGAGCGCCCCCTGCGCCGCGGATGCGCCGAGGAGACCGATGAGCATCGTCGACCGGCGGCCGATCCGATCGGCGAGCAGTCCGCCGATCGCCGGTCCGATCAGGTTGCCCGCGCCGAGTGCGCCGAGGACGTACGAGGTCTGCGTACCGGTGATGCCGCGTGCTGCGAGGAAGAACACCAGGAAGGGCGTGACCAGATAGCCGAGCCGGTTGATGATCGTGCCGGCGAAGAGGGTCCAGACCGTGGGCGGCAGGCCGCGAAAGGTGGAGAACATGCGAGGAGCGTGCAGCCCGACAGCTGTGCCGGACCATTGATTAAGCTGAGACCGAATCCAATGAGCGGTCGGCTCGGGAACTCCGGACAGGTGGGGGCACATGGAGTCGGAACTCAGCTTCTCCACCGCGGACTTGGCGCAGACCCGCTTCGCCGTCTCCCCGATGTGGGAGATCGTCACCAGCTTCCGGCTGCTGCGGGCCGAGGCCGAGCCGCCGCTGCACCGGCGGTGGGCCGCACAGGTGCGGCCCCGGCTGGTGGAGGCTGGGCTCGACCGCGGGTGGCTCGCTGAGCTGATTCCCGCAGGCGGCTACCTCGCGGATTTCCTCAATCCGACTCCCCCCGCCCCGTTCCCCGAACTCGCCGGTGAGTTGGAGGCGATCCGGCAGACCTCTCCTGAGCGGGTACGGACCGATCTCGGCAGACTCGGCGTCGAGCGGGATCTCGGGCGGTCCGCGCGGCTCAGGCTGCTGGGCGAGGCACCGGAAGCGGCGCTGGAGAAGGTCGCCGCGGAGATCGAGATCTACTGGGAGCTGGCGCTCGCACCCTACTGGGCCCGGATCCGCCGCCTCCTCGAAGCCGATGTCTTCCGCCGGGCGCGGCAGGTGGCCGAGCTCGGTGCCGCACAGGTCCTGAACGAGCTGCACGAGTCGGTACGTTGGGACGAGGACAGCCTGCGCCTGGTCCGCCGACACTGTGCCCTGACCCGCGCCGACACGGGCGCGGGGCTCCTGCCGGTGCCCTCCGTGTTCGCCTGGCCGCGAGTGCTGACGCGCTCAGTGGCGCCGGACCCGCCACAACTCGCATATCCGGCACGGGGTATCGGCACCCTCTGGGAGCCGCGGACCCCTGTCGCCGGTGAGGCGGTCGCCGCCGTCCTGGGCCGCTCCCGCACCCTGCTCCTCACCGAGCTCGACACCCCGGCCTCCACCACTGTGCTCGCCCAGCGCTCGGGACTGTCCGCGGCCGGCGTCTCCCAGCACCTCACGGCCCTGCGGAATGCGGGCCTGGTCACCGCCCACCGGGCCGGACGCTCGGTCCTCTACGCACGTACGTCGGTCGCCGACGCGCTGCTGACGCCCACCTGAGGTTGATCGAGCCCACTGCCGACGCCCCGGCTCAGGCAGGCGGCAGTTCGCCGGAGCCGCGGGCGATGAGTGACGTCGGCAGCTCCACCCGCGCCGGCGCGTCGTCCGCGCCGTCCAGTCTGCGGAAGAGGTGCTCGGCCGCCGTCCGGCCGACGGCCGCGGCGTCCTGGGAGATGACCGTGATGCCCAGCAGGTCGGCGAGCTCGATGTCGTCGAAGCCGACCAGGGCGACCGGACGCTCCCGGTCCGCCAGCACGCGTACCGCCGTGACCGTCACACGGTTGTTGCCGGCGAAAAGGGCCGTGACGGGTTCGGGGCCGGAGAGCATCGCCTCGGCCGCAGCCCGGACCCGCGCGGGGTCGGTGG is drawn from Streptomyces sp. NBC_01717 and contains these coding sequences:
- a CDS encoding ArsR/SmtB family transcription factor — protein: MESELSFSTADLAQTRFAVSPMWEIVTSFRLLRAEAEPPLHRRWAAQVRPRLVEAGLDRGWLAELIPAGGYLADFLNPTPPAPFPELAGELEAIRQTSPERVRTDLGRLGVERDLGRSARLRLLGEAPEAALEKVAAEIEIYWELALAPYWARIRRLLEADVFRRARQVAELGAAQVLNELHESVRWDEDSLRLVRRHCALTRADTGAGLLPVPSVFAWPRVLTRSVAPDPPQLAYPARGIGTLWEPRTPVAGEAVAAVLGRSRTLLLTELDTPASTTVLAQRSGLSAAGVSQHLTALRNAGLVTAHRAGRSVLYARTSVADALLTPT